In one window of Petrotoga olearia DSM 13574 DNA:
- a CDS encoding glutaredoxin family protein: MQHVKVKVYTTPSCPWCRKAKSYFRELGIKFKEIDVSKDPKAAEELVRKTHQMGTPVIQIGNRYIIGFDKNKIDSMLGIN, from the coding sequence ATGCAACATGTAAAAGTAAAGGTTTATACAACTCCAAGTTGCCCTTGGTGCAGAAAAGCCAAATCTTACTTTAGAGAGTTAGGGATAAAATTTAAAGAAATCGATGTTTCAAAAGATCCAAAAGCGGCAGAAGAATTAGTTCGAAAGACTCATCAGATGGGGACTCCAGTAATTCAAATTGGAAATCGTTATATAATTGGTTTTGATAAAAACAAA